Below is a window of Perca flavescens isolate YP-PL-M2 chromosome 12, PFLA_1.0, whole genome shotgun sequence DNA.
TGTACAAAAGTGCAAAGGCATAAGGCCGTCTTCAGTGACAGCGTTGGCGTTGGCGCCATGGATCAGCAGCAGTTTGGTACACTCTGGCTGGCAGTTTTCACAGGACTCATGCAGAGCAGTGGTGCCTCCGGGTGCCAGGTCCACATTGGCCCCACGCTGCAGCAGGAGTCTCAGGCACTCCGTGAAGCCTCGGCCAGCTGTGATGTGAAGTGGTGTGGTCAGCTCCTGCTCATAACTCAGTGACCACAGTCCTGCCAGCAGAGAGTACAATATAAAGTCAACTTTGAGCTCAACCCTGAGCCTCACGGTAGAGAAGCCGACATGTCAGATATCCAAGGGTGGTTGTGTTTTACTGGTTGCATTACTTTTCAGACACTCATTACAATACTCAATTATTATGAATAACACTAAATTTAAAATTAAGACATTAACTCTTTTGCATAACTGTAGCCAGTTTGAACACCAAACCTACTCAGGCCTCTGTAGTTAAATCTGAAGTTCTTCCATTCCTCTATGTTGCTGGTGTCATAAATGGCATCAATAAGGTACTCATACTCGTCGTCGCCCACAATGCTGAGAATCGTCAGCTCATCACCTACAAGCAGAGAGTTCCAGAACTGCAGGACACAACCCGAGGCCTTGGCTGTGGCGATCACGTCGTTGCGGTACGCCTTTGGTTTGTGCCACTTAAATTTAGGTGCTAAATAAGCCATACTGGATCTAACTAGATTTTTTTAAGTAGGGTGGTTTCTCCCGAAAGATATAAGCACTTATGCAGGTTGTTTGTGTAGACAGGGCTATTTCTGGGTGGTGTTATGTGATACTTAACTTGACCCTGTGAATGTTGCCAGTGCAGCGGCATGGGAGCCAAAGACTGGTGTGTGGCATGTCACCTGCCCAATTATTGTTTATGTGGTAGCCATATGATGGTTTCTATAAATATTGCCtcattttctgtttctatatTGCATTGCTATGTCTTTAAATACTGGGTCAGGGTGAGATGCACCAGTTACATATTGCTTGTAgtttcacattattattattatcacatattttttaaagcagtgATTAACTCTTGTTGTGGAAACTCTCttttccacaacaacacagGCAATGTCTCTCACTCTGTCACATTTTTCCAGGAAATACAGTAAAGCTACTTAACTATGTCAAATCATATGAACTCCTGAATTAATTTCTAATGCAGGCAGATGTTGTCTCCTACCTTCCCCTGTGGCGACCCAGCGCATGTCCCCTCCCTGTGGCTCGATGATGAGGTTCACTGTGGATCCTCTAGGAAAGAGGTGCTGCATTGCCTCCAGGTCTCCTGTATACAGAGCGTTCTGGACGACCACATCTTGGCAGATAGTTGGTGGCGTGGCAGTGCTGGACCTCAGCGGTGTCCTGTCCCTGATCTCCTTCTTCAGCATATAGCTGTTGAAGTGATGGGAGGTCAGCTGCCTCTTGTACTTGTGTCTCTCAAGCATGTCCTCATCAAGTTCAAGGGAGCGCAAGGCCATGGATGTGAAGACAAAGCTGCCTCGCGACATGCTGAATGGTTTGCCTCCTGCAGAGAAAATTGGTTGAGTGAGAGAGTCCGTCTAAAAAGGCctgtctctccgtctctgttGTTGTATCCTTCTCTCTGGCTAATGTCCACTATATGCCTGCCGGCTGTTCACAGGGTTGGTTCACAGAGTTGTTTTGATATTTGGTATGAGACCCGTGACAAGTAATGCTATTTTTATGTCTCACATGCAGCCACTCGAGCCTCTCATATTTGCCTCCAGCAAAGTTACAGCCATGAAGTGTCTCTGTCAGGCTGCAAGTTTCATGAGTTGAATAAACTCACGCTTTGTAACAATACTGTACATGCTGTTTTTAGTGGGTGATATAACTTTTTTGATACAACACAGTATCTTATTCATTATTAGACGTTACATTTTAGTCTGTCAGTTGATAGTGTGTGTAGTTAGCCTGATGAGAGGGTCAGACTGACAAATGACACATGAGGGGGGCATGGTGGTTAATCTGATTTAACCCAGCCATTGCAGGTGTGTGGGAGGAGATTCAGATTAAGACTGTTTCCGGAGGGAGACAATCACAGAAGCAGCATGCTGCAGGCTGACCGTTGCAAACCACACGCTTCTACATGGAGAACACTATTAAAGACAAAGACGCTGAAAGACTATTATTGTTTTCCCACAACACAACTTTTGTAAATACACCTTTTAGAACCTGGACTATGATACAGAAAGCTGGCTATCAGGTTCCCGACGAAGGAGAGGGAGCTGGAGAGCGGACGACAAGCAGGGAATGTGGAACAGCGGCCTCCGGACGGCAGGAGAGACCGACGCCAGCAGGGCCGGCTCCGGAGCGCAAATTGAATCAGCAgctgggtgagtcagtttaacacagcacaaacCCCTCTAGAAGTAGGTAAAACATACACTCATCCAGGCCAGCTTAGTCTCACTCTGACATTAAATGCAACCCGCAGGGTTAACCTACGAGCTAGGTTAGCCTTTAGTAGCTGTGTCATTGTTATACGAGCCCAGGTTAGCTTTGCCTTGTAACAGACAGAACTGTAATCAGCAGCAAATGGGAAGTATCCTTCCTTAAAAAATATAGGTAACATATTTATAGATGTTATAGTTCCTCATACACTGCCACCAGCTACATTTCCACCTCTCCTACTCTAAATGTGCTGAGCAAGTCAAGTCATTGGATTATACACCTTTATCATTCCCAGCAGAGCTTTCACTGTTAAACTTAAAAGATAAGTTTAAAAAGTAATAGCTGACTTGCAACATTTGGGCAACTTTTAAGGTAAGGTTTTTCTTAGAGGAAGAGCAAATAAGAATGCCCTATTTGTAAGCTCCTGTGAGTATGTGTTTGCAAAATATCTTTTTCTGctcagtatttttttctttctagaCCCTTAATGGATTTTATGTATCCACATGGCTCCCTGCATTAGAACATTAGGCTGAATGACTGGCAACCGCTGTGTCATTCTGCCCCACGTGTAGCGTTCTGATGGCAGAGGGACGGCACCTAATTAAGCCTCTTAAGCCTACTCGCTAGGCATCTGACAAACATCTCTTTTGACTGATGGACCATCATTTTCCAATGCTGGTAGAAATTATATCCAGTAGCAAAACTGATCACATCTTTTAACTCTACCAAGGACAGATTTGTATGGCTTGCCAGGATGACTAAGAACTTTCAGTTTTTGGAGACTGATTAACTTGCTTTGATATTACCATCTATTAAAATTTGCTGTATTGTTTACACAATGTATGAAAGCACACATATTTTAATGTACGTTTATCCACCTCTGTGTTGGAGTCCTTTAAGATGGCTGTAAGCTCTGTGGAAAACAAGGTCTGCACcgcagctgaagaaattcatATTTGAGGAGAGGTTTTACCTTCTTTCCCATTTGAAAACACGGAAGCATCACTGCATCTCATCTATACCTTAATGACTGTTCTAGTATGGAAATCAAggtcatttattttatgttacaGTTTGGTAATAGATGCCACATTAAACTGAAGGCGAGTAAGAGTTTCAACTTTGAAAACACACATTACCAGAGAGAGACTAGGAATATTGTTTTTGCGGCTGGAGTACATCCTTTTAAATGATATACATAATGAGTTTATAATATGCATCTGGGCTACCTCCTCTCTACTTTGATGTCTTCCAAATGGCCCGGGTGTCATCAGCAAAACATGTAGGCACTTTCCCGCCTCATTGACTcccaaatgtattttaaatatcaTTCCTGGTAACGCAATTATTTAAAACGCTGAACTAAACACTTACTAATGGGGAAAAAGACAGCGACTTCGATAAATTCATTTCTCAAATGGTGGgcattcatgtttcttttttcttcttcctctgcgAGGCGGAGGCAACTCTGATGGCAACGAAAAAACATCAGCAGTAGTAACACCCCCTGGCCTAACAGGCTCCCCGTGGACATATTAAATCTTTGGTTTCCTCACATTACCCACCAGAAGCTGTCTCTCCAAGGTTTTCAGCATTGTGGTCAAGCACCTTCCTCTCCCAAGGCAGTGAGCAGCTGGACATCAGCAACAGGCACTTCATTTATGCAATCATAGGCAATTAGTTCCCTCTGATTATGTGCCTCTTAATGCTGTTTTGAGTACTGTGGCACACAGTAATACAGAAAGAGATTAAACTATAGCCCTCCCTCCACACTGAGCAGTCATTTAATATACTGAGAACATAATGAAATGTACACAGTAATTACAGTAATATTAAATGCTAATGACTTTCCAATTGGATCTATTGTTAGTTTAAGACAGAGTGCACTCAAAGAAAGTCTAAGTTTAGAGAAAGTGCAACCATGACATCAGAACACTCAATTATCCATCAGGTGTTTCTATAACTATTAATGGTTTATGTGTTACTTATTGTTATTCCTGTCAGAGGAAGCAAGATCATGTCTGGCATATGGGCAATTCTGTGCTGGTGAGGGAGCAATTAATATGTAATTGACATATCTAAGTTCACATCTTGGGAGTTAAAGAGAAATAAGGTCTGCAGTTTGTATTCTGGTGGTAAAATAACTTGGAGGTCACCATGGAAACATGCTAAGAGATAATGAACATGCTTAATTGGCTAGCGACATTATCTTAAGAACAGCTAGTTGCTGCATTTATGCCTTTGTCTGCCAATTCTGATTTGCATCTTGGCTTGTTCTAATTTTCTTAATACCATATTGACTCTTGCGGTCCATACAGACACGTTAAGGCTGCTTTAAGTCTTCAATGCCATTAAGACACCTTGATAGCCAATCAACACCGATTACCTTACATATATTTGGCTCATCAGAGTCCACAGCAGGGCTTAGACAAGGTGCCCTGTTTGAAAATCTCCCCCAGGTCTCATCACAATGCGTGAGATGTTGGTGGAGAACCTAAATGAATTTATAGAGCCTTGAACTGAACAGTAGCTCCAAACTATTTTGTGGAAGCATGATTACTTTTTCTGTACTCTTTCAGCTCTGAGCCCACTACCTATAATGTATTGTATCGGTCTTTGCAGATTCCAATTGTCTCTCAATGCACTGATCACCACGCAAATAGCCCTTTGTTTCATCATGACAATTGAGAGGTTCATATTTCAACCTAATAGTCCTGTATAACTTTAACCATCTATCACAACCTCATTTCATTGCGGTTGCAGTTAATACGCGCTTCCCTGCCAAGTGGAACATTTTCTAATGATGCACTCTCACACGAAAACAAGGCAAGCCAGCCAGGGCTCTGCATCACTCACTAATGCATCTATCCATAATGTGTTCATAGCAGTCTGCCTAAAGGAGACAGTGATGACTACCACTAGGCATGTGCATGAAAGGGGATATGGGGAATGGTGCAAGATACAAAACCTAAATGGGCATGATAATCGTGAACAAAGTTCCTGCCATCAAAGACTGTATCACCCTTATTATAACATCTATAGATTTTGCATCATTACCAAGAATACTGGAAAACATCTAATCGGTATCTCAACAATAACAGTCAGCGGTGGGAGTCACATCCAAGCGCATTATCACAGTGAGCCTGGCTTTGTAGGGTGTTGACAAGGGTAGCCTAATAGGTGTATGTAAAGCCGGATGTAAACACCATCCTAATTAGAGAGACCTTTATCAGTTCCTCTATTTTATGCAGATTGGACTGGTGCAAACGCTAGTGTCATTATCCTGTAATCAAGTACTATTCAGTTGACAGTGTCGTCTTCTAAAACCCTGATTAGAATGCATAACAAGgataaaatgttgcattattTCCTCCGTCAGTTTATAAATATGTCAATTTTTAAAGCTAACTGAATAATGGATCTTGTCAGGGTTTGGATGAACACATCAGAGGTGAAAAATATTACTTTTAAAACAGAccattgttgtattttaaaatagtttttattgCCCTTACATGGGAGATATATGATACAATTGAGTTTTTCTCAAACATTAAAACCAAACTTACCCATTTTGAAGACATTTCTGGATCCTTTAAAGACTTGTCTAGctggaaaaaaatatgttttagatGTGCTTTTTTGACCCATTTCTCAtgttgtgtgcttttttgaCCCATTTCTCATGTTGTTTCTCAAGTAGAGATATATAGATTATTTATCATCTTGTAGAACACAGCCAAAATGTGAGTCTTAGCATCAGTTAATATTAatgttattttctatttttaaataatttatttcatctATGTAGGATACCATATGTTGCTTATCCTGTTGTAGCCTAGCAAGAAAGGTAATTTCCGGTTGCCATTTTGTTTGGACAGCAACTTCAGAATccattcaaatgtttttgtttttttaaacttgtcgCAGGCGGgatatttgttttgttgcagCTACATAGAGACTTGGAGAAATCTACATTATCACATCGGTAAGTTTCATAAAACAGTTGTGGTTTTTGTTTCAAAGTTTGGCCTGTGTTAGTTGAATTGGTGTTAACCTGTTAACGCATTAAtggtaagctaatgttagccctGTGTATCATCATTGCTTGCTAATTTTACATCGGGCAGTACACCCATGGGCAACTGTGACAACGATGTAAAGTTATGATAACTTTAGCTAAAGTTATTATACCAAATAAGTTAACATAACGGTAGGCCAGCTTTAACCActgatttcttcttcttcttcttcttctgattttgAATGGCGGTTGGCAACCAGCTTTTGGAGCATTACCGCCACCATCTGGGCTGGAGTGTGGTTCAAGAGGTCAACCTACACTTTCTTAAATCCTTATAAATAACCCAATTATcttcaaaaaggaaaacaaaaaattaaaacaaatttcaCCAGACCCTTTTTGCAGTATATCAGGTAAATGTAATGTCATCAACAAGTTGTGAAATCAATCTTTGTCTGGCTTGATGATATTTAGGACAATACATTATTACATGCTCTATGGTCtcttgactttttcaacatgctttttcattataaataatgttccATTTAATCCTGTATGTCCTAGCATCATTCTGGACACAATGTCTTCTTCTTGCTTACATCTGTATGCATTCCTGTTCTTCCCCACTTTTCCTTGAATTCTATACAGGTGCCTCCCAGACTGTTCCTTATCCCACAAAAACTGCCATTTAGCATTTGTTTTAGCTTTAATTATACTTTTGACTTCagctttactgtatttaatattCACCTCTATATCAGGCAGCTCTGCTGCTTTCTTCGCACACTTATCTGCTAATTCATTACCTCCTACACCTATATGAGCTGGTACCCATATAAATGTATTACTAATACCGGACTTAATCAGATTGTTAGCTAGCTGCAGCATGTCATACACTATGTCCTGTCTAGACTCAGAATGAAGAAATTTAAGGCTTGTCAAAGCTGAGCTGGAGTCTGATGCAATCACAACTTGCTTAGGTCTATTGCTCTCTACCCACAGCAAAGCCATCCATATTGCTAACAGTTCTGCTGTGTATACAGCTAAATCATCATTATTTCTTTTAGCAGATTCAATGTTTAATTGAGGGATAACATATGCGATTCCCATTTTCGTATTGGTCTTCTTTGATGCATCCGTATATATAATGATTCCTTCTTTATATTTCCTTGAAATGTATCTCTGTACCCTGTAATGATCCACTTCAGTGACTTCCTTTTCCTCCAATAAGCCTAAGTCAACTGGAACTTCTAACAAAAGCCAAGGAGGAACAACTGGACAGACCACTGAAGGGCTTATGTCCAGTGCACTAATTCCCATCATGATTACTTTCTGCCTTATTGTCCATCCAAAACTTTTAATTAGATCATTCTCTCTTTCTTGACATTGCCATAAAACTGACTGACTCAAATGTTTGTCACCATGACCCCTCAAATTCGCCCAGTACACACGAGCCAGCTGATCTCTTCTAAGATGGAGAGGCATCTCCCCCATTTCTACCTGAACAGCTGCCACTGGAGTGGTCTTAATTGCCCCACAGCATAGCCTCAAACCTTGATTTTGAATTACATCTAACTTCTTTAATGATGTTTTAGCAGCAGACCCATACACTATACACCCATAATCAAAAACTGATCTCATAAGTCCTGTATAAATGGATTTCAGCACAGGCCGACTTGCACCCCATTCTACTCCACGCAAACATCTCATCACATTCAACACTTTCTTACATTTatctataatttttttaatatgtattgTCCAAGTCAGTTTTTTGTCAAACCAAATACCTAAATATTTGAAGAATTCCACTCGTTCTAATTCTATCCACTGATTTCCCTTAAGTCAAGACATTAAATATCTAACGTTATTAGTTGACTCTCGGATGCTTCTTTCAAAATCACTTAACATTAAGTGTCTTTAAACAATCATTGCAGATGAGTAGGTTAGGTTTGTCCTTCGTGTCACGGGgacttgtttagtttatttaacgCTTTCAAGTGCAGAATGGGTCTCGGGACCCCGAAGACGAGGCCCCCGCCAGTTGACGTGAAATGTCATCACATAGCTAGCTAGTACGTGAGGGTCAACGGGGACCCGAAGTTGAACGCAAGGCCAATACAAAACGTCAAATAAACTGAACGGGTCCCAGtaacccaaaggacaacacaagggttagctAAGTTCATGAGATAACGTGCTAAAATCAGTTTAGCTGACTGACAGCAGCTAAGTTATTGATTAAGCTCCTTATGTTACCCTCTCGAAATCACATCCACCTGTTTGGCGTTAATTCCACAGCTGTCGGCGGGCTGGCGTGCTccccatttatttatgtctcgCCAAGAAACACAGGTGCCTTTGCTTTTTTCCGACTGACAAGAGCATGatgatgtagcctacatgtgttgAGTGTATAAGGATTGAAAACAAACTGGATggtttaaaaacagtttttgtgCCATTAGAAATATGTTTGAGGTCACTCAGCCCCCTAGCTCATACTCCACTTAATGTCACAATTAATCAGACCTTAATTGTATCTTTTGTACTATTGAACTTTACATCAATAAAATACAAAGCCACAATTTATACACGTGTGCTTTTGAAATTTGTAATATTTCCATCGGGTACATTGTAATCGGTAGCcaataaaatatacagtattctTCTACCACACGGTCTTCTGTGATGCTGACAGCTGAAACCATCTGAGGTAAAGTAACAATTCAAACTTTGTCAGAATGTAAAGAGGACTTTCGGACTTTGttagaaatatttttaaattaccttGGTCTTCcagacttaaaaaaacaaaaaaaaacacaaaaaaaaaaaaaactagaagtTATCAAGAGCACTGAGAAAATACACACTCCTGATTCATGCatgggtttctgaaacattgtAGTGGATTTAACCAAATAAGTTTGCAAATAGGAACATGTATTGCTGGAATAGCTACAGAAGGAGAGCTCTATCAAAGATAGGGTCAGTGTGCCTGCAATATTGGCATTTGCAGTTACCCCATCTAGTGGTGAATACTGGCGCATTACTAACCCGCTCTAAATGAAAGCAGTAAAAAGGGGATTAAGACAGAGGTTTCTTTTGCTACCTTTATTGAAATCAACCAGGTTTCAAAACGGATGCACAGGTTTGAAAGCCTTGGCACAACAACTTCCGAGTGTGTTCAAGTCTTCATTTGGAGCTGGTGTACTTGGTGACAGCTTTGGTTCCCTCAGACACGGCGTGTTTAGCCAGCTCCCCGGGCAACAGCAGTCTCACTGCAGTTTGCACCTCTCTGCTGGTGATGGTGGAGCGTTTATTGTATTGAGCCAGCCGGGACGCCTCTGTGGCAATCCTCTCAAACAGGTCATTCACGAAGGAGTTCATGATGCTCATGGCTCTGCTGGAAATGCCCGTGTCCGGATGAACCTTTGAAGGCGacgggaggaaaaaaaaaaaatagttttaattTAAAGATACGAAAACCGAAGAAGTTACAAAGCTTTTCCACCCACCTGTTTCAACACTTTATAGATGTACATCGCGTAAGTCTCTCTTCTTTTGGCCTTTCTTTTCCCCCTTTTCTCACCTGCAATCTTTCCCTTCTTTTTGGATATATCATTCGTCATTCTTTAAACGATGTCAACTCTTAACTTTGACAATATTACGTAGGCTACGTCTAACGCTCTATCAAGTACTTTAGGAACAAGTATCCTCTTTCTCTGGCTCAAGGACAGCTTTTTATGTAGCGCGTGCGTTAATTAGTGACTGATTTAGTTCACCTGCTCTGTTTTCTGAGCAGCTAGGCTTGCGCTCCACATTAAGATACAATTAATGACTATGATAACGAATACAGCTGTTGCCAAGAAGCCTCCCAAACGTGTTGGATTTTAATTCAGGCAGGTAATTGTTTCCGTCACAGAAATAAAACGTTATTTAGGTTTAAGTTAAACCATTGCACATAATAATAGTGTCCACTTGGTGGCGCACTTGCACCAGTTTTAGACTGCATGCAATCTTTACATTGGGGTTGTCTACCTGTAGTAGATTCCACTGTAATCCATTGTATTCTTCCATGTAGCTAGTAGCTAACAACATATGTTAGACTTAGGGTTGTATTTAGATGACATAGATTTACAGGATAACACTTTTGAGCTGCATTTGTAGTCACATTCAGAGTTTAGGTATAAGCTCACTCTTGAGCTACATGTACCCCTGCACTGTTTCCAAGATGGATTAATATACACTGAGGCTATGCTTATTAAAACTGAATGGTATTATGATCAGAGCTGGATTAAAGCAGGAACTTGCCCCAAAAGCCCCAGGTTAATTTTGTCTGATTAAGTTGGTGGCAGATATGTTTGGGTCGCTGGTAATGGAGGTGAGCCCTCCTTTGGTTTTTCTCTGAGGCCCCCTAGCGGCTTTGTCTGCCCTCTTGATGCACACAGAatgtattttagttttagttggTGTTACTGTGGTGTCTGATTGAGGTAATGGGggtatttgtttgtttactaATGGTGTGTTTACATCCCTAAGCTTGTGTTTGATCCCGGACACTGTTATGTGTAGAACATTTCGACAAGTTTAAGATTTGCTCCAAGCCTGTATCTTTATTACATATTCTTGTTGTGTTCATTGGGATGGAAAGTTGTAACATTTAAATTGGCCATGAGAGTGGGATTGTTGTAGTTATGTAGTGTAATATCGTATTTAAGGACTAACTACATCGAGATTTGATTATAAAACATGTCAGCATTACTGACTTTGACCACACATACATTGTATTGCCCAAATCCCACAATGTTATTGTATTTTTCAGATTTTAGCAttatctcatatatatatatatatatatattatatatatatatatatatatatatatatattttttttttttttttttcaataagtaGATATTTTCTTATACTGACATACCAGTCACAATTCaaaggtgtgtgtctgtgtgtgtgtgtgtgtgtgtgtgtgtgttacaaacACATCTCTCTAAATGGTAAAGCACTTTATCATGCTCATTCTGTACTAAAATACCAAAGCTTGGGGACAGTTGTATTGGCTCTAAACATGCCACTGAGGTTCCACTCAATTTTGAGATACTTCCATATCATGAATAATGTTATAGTAGGTAAGCAGTGAATGTGAGAAAATAGCTGCAACTTCACTCTATCAAGTAGGCTATTTAGGTTGTAGAGTGTGAAGTAAATTGACAGTAGTGTTAAGGGAAACACCTGAGAGCTCTAAGCAGTGGCGTGTTGCAACAACAACTCCATCATGGAAATGTTTTAGGTTTTAGATAGCTCTGAACTCTTACTGAAAAAGTTTCAATATgttcacaaaacaaaatgtaaagagacaCACATTTCTATCTGTCACATAGTACACACAAAACAACTCTGCAGCTCACAAAAATACAGACATGTCAGCTATGCATTAACATGTAGCCTAAGCAATATGACATGTTTCACTGAGCAGCAGAGTGGAAACCCATCCATATTATTTGTCTTTaaagtttaacatgaaacactTTTGCTGTAAAACTTCACAGACCCTCTGATGTTCTCATAGATTTAATAAAGtatctgcttttatttatttttccgtAAGAAATAGGTACATTTGTGTTGATGAATGAGACGTTAGTGTTAAAATTTGAGTATGCAATTAGTGCCAAATCTCTTTTATAGTACAT
It encodes the following:
- the h2bk1 gene encoding histone H2B type 2-K1 produces the protein MTNDISKKKGKIAGEKRGKRKAKRRETYAMYIYKVLKQVHPDTGISSRAMSIMNSFVNDLFERIATEASRLAQYNKRSTITSREVQTAVRLLLPGELAKHAVSEGTKAVTKYTSSK